gattttgtttttggttttttagccttttttgaaacaattattgggtgtgtttaattttttcagagGTTAGTATGATTtatctgtaattttttatatagattaaatatttattttttataatatttttaatatgtgcagccttgcatattttttttctttttattttattcaataaattttatgtgtgtgtcaatatctattacaaattgattttcataaataaattcattaaacacaaccaGGTAAATGACATGTattgtgatattaaatattgGATGCGTgtataattttttcagtttatatttatgatttttcatattaaaaataacattgaaaaattctacatgttcaagttttttttattattcattgatgttttcaatttgatactTATTCTTAtgaattttcttcttaatttttttataaaaaatttattgtttttaattttgttattaaatccaggttaatagtgttttttttggttttgtttttattgatcggtttttttatgtatattttctgGTTTGTTATCCTTATCTCCTTTTCCTATATAATTCAAATAGCGTCAATGTATTTAGTTTATTGGAAATataatcaaagttattaaattagtttttttaaatacatttatgatatctaaatattttattaaaaaataataccgACTCACAAGCGAAGTAGAGGCACTAGGCCACTAGCccatagttattattataggctgaaaaaagaagaaggagaaggagaatgGTGCAATGGACTAAAACATCAAAGCCCATTTATCAAATTGTTGGGCTAAAGCTCAGTCCATGAAATCTTCACAGCTTGAAGCCGGGCTAGTCCATAGTACTCACCTTATTGCAGAGCTCTTTGCATCTTCCACTGAATTGGCCCTTGTTTCAACACCAAACCAGGACAAAAACACAAACACCTTCTGGGTGCAGTGCCAACGCTTCATTGTCCAAAAGGAACAACAAGATTTACATCGAAGTTTGAAACTCTCTTGTCTTAGCAGCAAGATTTTTTTGAGAGTTTGAGACTTTTCAGGCAACAATTGTTATTGGTATGCAAATCTCGCCACTTCGTGTAATTGGGTTCCATTGGATAATTAGTAATGGTCAGTAGATCATCGACTAGATTCTTGAATATTTGTATAGCTTCTTTTTGCAAAGCCAAGCATTTACAAAGAGCAGAAACTGTGATTATTGATGGTGTAAGACTAGGTGTTTTGCCTGATGTTGTTACTTACAATACATTGATCAATGCTTACTCTCGTTTTGTTAGTTTTGATGCTGCTTATTCAGTACTTGATAGAATGAAAGAAGCCAGTATAAAACCTGATATTGTTACTTACAATTCTTTGATTGCTGGTGCCATGAGGCATTGTTTGTTGTCGAATTGTATGGATTTGTTTGAAGAAATGCTTGAGTTGGGGATAAAACCtgatatttggagttataatactttgatgcattgtttttttaagctagAAAGACCTGATGACGCATATCGGGTATTTACGGATATTATACTTTGTTATTTATCACCTTCTCAAGCTACGTATAATACTATGCTTAATGGGCTTTGCAAGTGTGGTTTTGTGGAGAATGCGCTCATGTTGTTTAGGAAATTAAAGAGACATGGGTTTGTTCCTTCATTGGTTACTTATAATATTCTTATTAATGGGTTGTGTAAAGCTTGGAAATTGAAGACAGCTAGGTGGATGCTCAAGGAGCTTGGTGCATCTGGACTTGTTCCAAATGTTATAACGTATACTACAGTCATGAGGTGTTGCTTTAGATCTAGGAGGTTTGAACAAGGGCTTGAGATATTTGAAGAGATGATTGATAAGGGATATACCTTTGACGGTTTTGCATATTGCACAGTTGTTGGTGCTTTGGTCAAGACTTGTAGGATTGAAGAAGCAAGTCATTATATGGAGCGGATGGTGAACACTGACATTGGTCTTGATATGGCATCTTATAATACACTCATTAATTTGTATTGTAAAGGTGGTAAGTTGGAAATGG
The Populus nigra chromosome 3, ddPopNigr1.1, whole genome shotgun sequence genome window above contains:
- the LOC133688489 gene encoding putative pentatricopeptide repeat-containing protein At4g17915, which translates into the protein MVSRSSTRFLNICIASFCKAKHLQRAETVIIDGVRLGVLPDVVTYNTLINAYSRFVSFDAAYSVLDRMKEASIKPDIVTYNSLIAGAMRHCLLSNCMDLFEEMLELGIKPDIWSYNTLMHCFFKLERPDDAYRVFTDIILCYLSPSQATYNTMLNGLCKCGFVENALMLFRKLKRHGFVPSLVTYNILINGLCKAWKLKTARWMLKELGASGLVPNVITYTTVMRCCFRSRRFEQGLEIFEEMIDKGYTFDGFAYCTVVGALVKTCRIEEASHYMERMVNTDIGLDMASYNTLINLYCKGGKLEMAHGVLDKMEKEGFERDEYTNTILMNGLCEEGDVEGAMEYMNVAGFNSNLVALNTMVDRCCKADRIDYAFKIFDSMDMRDSFTYSSLIHNLCKVGRFRCASKLLLSCVRSGTRILPSAKRAVFDCLRHSGHQREAKRLKSEIKLALSAVV